One part of the Solanum dulcamara chromosome 8, daSolDulc1.2, whole genome shotgun sequence genome encodes these proteins:
- the LOC129900438 gene encoding exocyst complex component EXO70H1-like has protein sequence MRTPFFSSSKSSSDNYSSSISSHTFCESLMEETIQNSQSIIKKWDLEASSVSTSTSYNRVVNLFRDNPLEAKRLLEAVNDLQHAMQFVIKDNSSSKLLVRAHNLIQIAIKRLKKEFYTILSGSSYFLDHEKVSSSDEVSEFVMADLKSIADCMIGAGYGKECVKLYKMNRKSVIDETLYYLGIEKLSSSQIQKMDWELIEMKIKNWLSSVKIAVNALFRGERILCDYVFSSSENIRESCFSEIANDGGLTLFVFPEMVMKHKKKLSPEKMFRVLDVYEVICELWIELETIFSFDSTAVVKAQAMASLGKLGDVARAMLSEFETAVQKDTSKVVLGGGVHPLTRYVMNYLVFLGDYSGAISDIIIDYSPISIQMLSESCYLSTTSGDGDGDGDAPSSAIVVRLTWLVLILLCKLNGKAQLYKDVALSYLFLANNLNYVVLKVRESNLKLLLGSEWISKHEMKVKEYMSKYQRMGWSKVVTSMPENLTTKISSTEMEECFIKFNSSFEEVYRKQSSWVIPDPKLRDHVKILLASKIVSTYQVFYEMYREELAMNDFGTESIVRFAPDDLQNYLSDLFHGANFSDSSMGWSGSYSPSVSTSTSITRSIN, from the coding sequence atgagGACTCCATTTTTCTCATCATCAAAATCCTCTTCAGATAATTATTCATCGTCCATTTCTAGTCACACTTTTTGTGAATCTTTAATGGAAGAAACAATAcaaaattctcaatcaattatcaaaaAATGGGATCTCGAGGCTTCCTCTGtctctacctctacctcttATAACAGAGTCGTGAATCTCTTTCGCGACAATCCTTTAGAAGCCAAGCGCCTTCTTGAAGCCGTTAACGACTTACAACACGCGATGCAATTCGTTATTAAAGACAATTCGAGCTCTAAACTCCTTGTTCGAGCTCATAATCTCATTCAAATTGCTATTAAGAGACTCAAGAAAGAATTCTACACGATTTTATCGGGTAGTAGCTACTTTCTTGATCATGAAAAAGTGTCGTCATCAGACGAAGTTTCGGAATTTGTCATGGCTGATTTGAAATCCATTGCTGATTGTATGATTGGAGCTGGTTATGGAAAAGAATGCGTAAAATTGTACAAAATGAATCGAAAATCAGTAATCGATGAGACTTTgtattacttaggaattgagaaattgagctcTTCTCAAATTCAGAAAATGGATTGGGAATTAATTGAGATGAAAATCAAGAATTGGTTGAGTTCTGTTAAGATTGCTGTCAATGCTCTGTTTCGCGGAGAACGGATTCTCTGCGATTATGTCTTCTCTTCCTCCGAAAACATCAGAGAATCGTGTTTTTCGGAGATTGCCAACGATGGTGGTTTGACTCTGTTCGTGTTCCCGGAAATGGTGATGAAGCACAAGAAGAAGTTATCACCGGAGAAAATGTTCAGAGTTTTGGATGTGTATGAGGTTATTTGTGAGCTATGGATTGAACTCGAAACGATATTCAGCTTTGATTCAACGGCGGTAGTCAAAGCTCAGGCAATGGCATCACTGGGTAAGCTTGGTGATGTCGCTAGAGCCATGTTGTCTGAGTTTGAAACCGCCGTTCAAAAAGATACCTCGAAGGTGGTGCTAGGTGGCGGAGTTCACCCGTTAACTCGTTATGTCATGAACTATCTTGTTTTTCTCGGTGATTATAGTGGGGCGATATCTGATATAATCATTGATTACTCACCGATATCAATACAAATGTTGTCGGAGTCTTGCTACTTGAGTACAACATCGGGTGATGGGGACGGGGATGGAGATGCTCCGTCTTCCGCCATCGTAGTACGGCTCACATGGCTCGTACTCATCCTTTTATGTAAACTCAATGGTAAAGCACAATTATACAAGGACGTAGCGTTGTCTTATTTGTTCCTGGCGAACAACTTAAACTACGTGGTTTTGAAGGTTCGGGAATCGAACTTGAAGCTCCTACTTGGGTCGGAATGGATTTCGAAACACGAAATGAAGGTGAAAGAGTACATGTCAAAGTACCAAAGGATGGGATGGAGCAAAGTAGTTACATCAATGCCTGAGAATCTTAcaactaaaatatcatcgacAGAAATGGAAGAATGCTTCATCAAATTCAATTCGAGTTTCGAGGAGGTATACCGAAAACAAAGTTCATGGGTTATACCTGACCCGAAACTCCGTGATCACGTCAAAATATTATTGGCTAGTAAGATTGTTTCGACATATCAAGTGTTTTACGAGATGTATCGTGAAGAATTAGCAATGAATGACTTCGGAACGGAGTCAATTGTCCGATTTGCCCCTGATGATTTACAAAATTACTTATCGGATTTATTTCACGGTGCTAATTTTTCGGATTCCAGTATGGGATGGAGCGGATCATATTCGCCGTCCGTATCAACATCAACATCGATCACAAGGTCGATAAATTAA